A DNA window from Aspergillus nidulans FGSC A4 chromosome V contains the following coding sequences:
- a CDS encoding protein fbx23 (transcript_id=CADANIAT00003484) → MARDTDASDAPIPLRLFPSDLTARSLSAPFKVDEGYADDTRSQADKELLRIPSDDVMSIPDWVLAHSETERAEIAYSLLRTLRTSTIAGVVERLSPLLHMDPVLRLPPEITAEIFSYLDPQTLITASLASRAWRDRILDSRLWKELYISEGWRVDIDAIRAFEQENSVIPSPQSRKSRSRYADTDLGEPKLKKRVPPGWLDSRTHGSEYNGSSTRELDQDGHAKPDREGDHLMSDATDDRATLFSLEEQEARCRADTTQEIIHQKATEQALPKSSKSPLLLRMPNGTAKINWPYLFRQRRRLEENWTKGRFTNFQLPHPAHMEEAHQECVYAIQFIGKWLVSGSRDKTVRVWDLNTKRLWHRPLIGHTKSVLCLQFNPSPSEDIIISGSSDKNVIVWRFSTGEKIHEIAPAHDDSVLNLRFDHRYLVTCSKDKLIKIWNRKNLSPADKDYPSVHQGSGVSYPSYIVDTSVIPSPVLEAEIAKNHIRTLEPFSLLMTLVGHTAAVNAIQIHGDEIVSASGDRLIKIWNIRNGACKKTFVGHEKGIACVQFDNQRVVSGSNDNTIRIFDHASRAEVACLRGHADLVRTVQAGFGDPPGSEEALKLEALAVDREFWNAQRSGEAVDLGPAALRRAGHIQDTTGSRNPRDIKALGASIPPGGGGSKWARIVSGSYDESIIIWKKDRKGQWVVSQNLRQAEAAANAAYVAHSHPSSSRPGPGNAFALAQQAALVSQGQDPLTHAHATPSTFAANAIGTQQSSSSSNPPSSAAAQQAEPPHRPTPPPGPPLTNLLAAANYYTHPRARILAQAATPTSRIFKIQFDARKIICASQDPRIVGWDFVGDDEELGEACQFFRGL, encoded by the exons ATGGCGAGAGATACTGATGCGTCGGACGCCCCGATCCCTCTTCGTCTCTTCCCTTCCGACCTCACCGCCCGCTCTTTGTCCGCCCCCTTCAAGGTGGATGAAGGCTATGCAGACGATACACGAAGCCAGGCAGATAAGGAGCTCTTGCGGATACCCTCAGACGATGTGATGTCCATTCCTGACTGGGTTCTTGCTCATAGCGAGACTGAAAGAGCCG AAATCGCCTATAGTCTGCTACGGACTCTGCGCACCTCTACTATTGCTGGAGTCGTGGAGCGCTTATCGCCGTTATTGCATATGGACCCTGTTCTCAGATTGCCGCCGGAAATCACCGCCGAGATCTTTTCCTACCTCGACCCCCAGACTTTGATAACAGCATCTTTAGCCTCGCGCGCCTGGAGAGATCGCATTTTAGACTCCCGTCTCTGGAAAGAACTTTATATCAGTGAAGGGTGGCGTGTCGACATCGATGCAATCCGCGCATTTGAACAGGAGAATTCAGTGATCCCCTCACCCCAATCACGAAAATCGCGCTCAAGGTACGCGGATACGGATCTAGGAGAGCCCAAACTAAAGAAGCGTGTACCACctggctggcttgattcCCGCACGCACGGATCGGAATATAATGGATCAAGTACGCGTGAACTCGACCAAGACGGGCATGCAAAGCCAGATAGGGAGGGCGACCATTTGATGTCTGATGCGACTGATGATCGGGCCACGCTTTTCTCccttgaagagcaagaggctAGGTGCAGAGCAGACACTACGCAGGAAATAATTCACCAGAAAGCCACAGAGCAAGCACTTCCAAAATCTTCCAAATcacctctcctccttcgaatGCCAAACGGCACGGCGAAGATCAACTGGCCCTACCTATTCCGACAGCGCAGGCGCTTGGAGGAGAATTGGACCAAAGGACGATTCACGAATTTTCAACTTCCGCACCCCGCGCATATGGAGGAAGCTCATCAGGAATGCGTATATGCTATCCAGTTCATCGGGAAATGGCTTGTCAGTGGCAGCCGAGACAAAACTGTCCGAGTTTGGGACCTTAACACAAAAAGGCTCTGGCATCGCCCCTTGATTGGACATACGAAATCTGTTCTGTGCCTTCAGTTTAACCCGAGCCCGTCCGAAGACATTATCATATCTGGGAGTAGCGACAAGAACGTCATTGTCTGGAGGTTTTCGACAGGCGAGAAGATCCATGAGATCGCCCCTGCGCATGATGATTCGGTCCTGAACCTCCGATTTGATCATCGTTATCTCGTGACCTGTTCGAAAGACAAACTTATCAAGATTTGGAATCGGAAGAACCTGTCACCAGCCGACAAGGATTATCCTAGCGTTCATCAGGGCTCGGGCGTTTCATATCCGTCATATATCGTCGACACGAGCGTGATACCTTCTCCTGTACTAGAAGCTGAAATAGCCAAGAACCATATCCGCACTCTGGAGCCGTTTTCCCTCCTAATGACTCTGGTGGGTCACACCGCTGCTGTCAATGCTATTCAGATACACGGTGATGAGATTGTCTCAGCCTCGGGGGACCGATTGATCAAGATCTGGAATATCCGCAATGGTGCTTGCAAGAAGACGTTTGTAGGCCACGAGAAGGGCATAGCGTGTGTTCAATTCGACAACCAGCGTGTCGTCAGTGGGAGCAATGATAACACAATCCGGATCTTTGACCATGCCTCACGCGCAGAGGTTGCCTGTCTACGTGGACACGCCGACTTAGTCAGAACCGTCCAAGCAGGCTTTGGCGACCCGCCTggctcagaagaagctctAAAGCTGGAAGCTCTAGCAGTTGACCGAGAATTCTGGAATGCCCAGAGATCGGGCGAAGCAGTTGATCTGGGCCCCGCTGCCTTAAGACGGGCCGGCCATATCCAAGACACAACTGGATCCCGCAACCCGCGAGACATCAAGGCACTAGGCGCCTCTATCccaccaggaggaggagggagtAAATGGGCGAGGATTGTCTCCGGCTCGTATGACGAGTCCATAATTATCTGGAAGAAGGACAGGAAGGGTCAATGGGTTGTGAGCCAGAATTTACGCCAGGCCGAAGCGGCTGCTAATGCCGCGTACGTCGCGCACTCgcatccatcatcctcacGTCCTGGTCCTGGCAATGCCTTCGCTCTCGCCCAGCAAGCTGCACTAgtgtcacagggccaggACCCTTTAACCCATGCACACGCAACACCGTCTACTTTCGCAGCAAATGCCATAGGGACTCAGCAAAGCAGTTCATCCTCAAACCCTCCGTCTTCAGCAGCGGCCCAACAGGCAGAACCACCCCATCGCCCAACACCACCCCCAGGTCCTCCCCTAACCAACCTGCTCGCTGCCGCCAACTACTATACACACCCCCGCGCCCGGATACTCGCCCAAGCCGCAACGCCAACAAGCCGAATCTTCAAGATCCAGTTCGATGCCCGCAAGATCATCTGCGCGAGCCAGGACCCGCGGATCGTGGGGTGGGATTtcgtcggcgacgatgaagagcttgGTGAGGCTTGTCAGTTTTTCAGGGGGTTATAG
- a CDS encoding involucrin repeat protein (transcript_id=CADANIAT00003482), producing the protein MNGFDFRSSQSSYGDPRHFSDASYGVPQPPPTKVLLDGYRDALGPANAEKSLYNSANPTSHPRRSIPPSANDPVAMYLLTETAMGDSVNYEILSVEEVEGLKKELRVLSNRMNAAKRKLALELKLRDAAMSLSRLHHKEEHDVDGSGRNEPNTDKTNEELVHINRKCEELSMDIWYSERKVQEIQKRLLEHTAGVLQLTHKGLKKNSKNGMPHTPESLSSSNTVDDFDDRSLYKASDPLDGPETYETRAPPPDNLAHDNSMQETERKLESMSSRLRDMLLQLDPDSEFSQIPQPSTSGDSFEPSAMIDAHLRYIENGISALGSLPKADMASQSLDPVSEQQLVEMRTQLLSIMENPGLPRAQTLPTAPDPTDSDLAKHLTFLSVGINGLESRVEKLLEQKSILTTQIQQQRELNSKSDAERDAKIADLIEQLAHLRKELELAEREGQQSKEDHDLTLKELEDVRRELLESRETHSSRDLGNSKNEAQQHAEAEIARLQSVIQEIQQEKDEHCEAHRRAEAEIDRLQAVIHQIQQEKDEHREAHERAEAETTRLQTIVEEVQQEKDEQHEAHGRAVAEVTRLQDIIQKIEQEKIERHEADERAEAEIVRLRDTIREIQQEKEEHHEARVRLEGEVARLQGVIGQLQESAESRESAEQQVAQLEETIHQIRHDADIRIKEATDSRAQADAKIAQLEGAMNEVRESLESQLKEATEARNNAEENSTRLQKELTELERDVVRAQTELTMVKAELDGAYGTRAQRAAEAAADPALFHELDELKARNFEMAEELAALKAGKPGSGDVHNRVETLERELRETVDDYEAMTKASIEFEKERERFESMIDSLRDRCEQLETQLNEERISWMGANNSASSMGRDGPYETTSTMVLKNEFKKMMRDTRAENMKILKAEQEERRKLEAILRNLKREQANLSGKSNISRTVTAS; encoded by the exons ATGAACGGCTTCGATTTTCGGTCCAGTCAGTCGTCATATGGCGACCCGAGGCACTTCTCGGACGCCTCATACGGCGTACCCCAACCGCCACCAACCAAAGTTCTCCTGGACGGCTACCGGGATGCTCTAGGTCCCGCTAATGCAGAGAAGTCGCTGTACAACTCG GCAAACCCGACGTCGCATCCTCGCCGATCTATCCCACCCAGCGCAAACGACCCAGTAGCCATGTATCTATTGACCGAAACTGCCATGGGCGACAGCGTCAATTACGAGATCTTGTCagtcgaggaggtcgagggATTGAAAAAGGAGCTGCGAGTACTCTCTAACCGTATGAATGCCGCTAAAAGGAAACTGGCCCTGGAACTGAAACTTCGTGATGCGGCTATGTCGCTAAGCCGATTGCACCATAAGGAGGAACACGATGTTGATGGGTCAGGACGGAACGAGCCGAATACCGATAAGACGAACGAGGAACTTGTACACATTAACCGCAAATGCGAAGAACTATCAATGGACATCTGGTACTCCGAGCGGAAAGTACAAGAGATACAGAAGAGGTTGTTGGAACATACTGCCGGGGTACTGCAGTTAACGCACAAAGGTTTGAAGAAGAATTCGAAAAACGGCATGCCGCATACACCCGAgagcctctccagcagcaatACGGTGGACGATTTCGATGACCGGAGCCTGTACAAAGCGTCGGACCCGCTGGATGGGCCAGAAACCTATGAGACGAGGGCACCACCTCCCGATAATCTAGCGCATGATAACAGCATGCAAGAGACGGAGAGAAAGCTAGAGTCGATGAGCAGCAGACTGCGAGATATGCTACTACAGCTGGATCCGGACAGCGAGTTCAGCCAGATTCCCCAGCCATCTACCAGCGGCGACTCTTTCGAACCCTCAGCAATGATCGATGCTCATCTGAGATACATCGAGAATGGAATCAGTGCACTCGGTTCTCTGCCCAAAGCCGATATGGccagccagagtctggacCCTGTCAGCGAACAGCAGTTAGTGGAGATGCGCACGCAGTTACTTAGCATCATGGAAAATCCCGGGTTACCCCGCGCCCAAACCCTACCGACGGCTCCTGATCCAACTGACAGCGATCTTGCGAAGCATCTTACGTTCCTGAGTGTTGGGATTAATGGCTTAGAAAGTCGTGTTGAGAAATTGCTTGAGCAAAAGAGCATTCTCACAacccagatccagcagcagcgggagCTTAACTCCAAGTCGGATGCAGAAAGGGACGCCAAGATTGCTGATTTGATCGAACAACTGGCCCACCTTCGTAAAGAGCTCGAACTTGCTGAACGTGAAGGCCAACAGTCGAAAGAAGATCACGACCTGACActgaaggagcttgaagatgtGAGACGTGAGCTGTTAGAGTCTCGGGAGACGCATAGCAGCAGAGATCTTGGTAACTCCAAGAATGAAGCTCAACAACATGCAGAAGCCGAGATTGCTCGCCTTCAGAGCGTAATCCAAGAAATTCAACAGGAGAAGGATGAACATTGCGAAGCTCATAGACGCGCTGAGGCCGAAATAGACCGCCTCCAAGCTGTTATTCATCAGATTCAACAAGAAAAAGATGAGCATCGTGAAGCTCATGAGCGTGCAGAAGCCGAAACCACACGCCTTCAGACTATAGTGGAGGAAGTTcagcaagagaaggatgaacAGCATGAAGCTCATGGGCGTGCGGTAGCCGAAGTTACACGTCTACAGGATATCATCCAGAAGATTGAACAAGAGAAGATTGAACGCCATGAAGCTGATGAGCGTgctgaggctgagattgTACGGCTTCGGGATACCATTAGGGAAatccagcaggagaaggaggagcatcACGAAGCCCGTGTTCGTCTTGAGGGCGAAGTCGCCCGTTTACAGGGAGTCATTGGCCAGCTCCAGGAGTCTGCAGAGTCTCGTGAAAGCGCCGAGCAACAAGTCGCACAGTTGGAGGAGACGATCCATCAAATCCGCCATGACGCAGACATTCGGATTAAAGAAGCAACCGACTCGCGTGCGCAAGCCGACGCGAAAATTGCTCAACTGGAGGGTGCAATGAACGAAGTACGCGAGAGCCTGGAGTCTCAACTAAAAGAGGCAACAGAAGCGCGCAACAACGCAGAAGAGAATTCGACCCGCTTACAGAAAGAATTAACAGAGCTGGAACGCGATGTTGTAAGGGCCCAGACAGAGCTGACTATGGTCAAAGcagagcttgatggtgccTACGGAACACGTGCACAACGGGCTGCCGAAGCCGCCGCTGATCCCGCCCTATTCCATGAGCTCGACGAACTGAAGGCTCGAAACTTCGAAATGGCGGAGGAACTTGCAGCTCTCAAGGCTGGAAAGCCCGGAAGTGGCGATGTTCATAACCGCGTTGAGACGCTCGAGAGAGAGCTGCGTGAAACAGTAGACGATTATGAGGCTATGACCAAGGCAAGTATTGAGTTCGAGAAAGAACGCGAGAGGTTCGAGAGCATGATTGATAGCCTCCGTGATCGATGTGAACAGCTGGAGACCCAGCTCAATGAAGAACGGATTAGCTGGATGGGCGCCAATAACAGTGCTTCGTCCATGGGTCGCGACGGACCATACGAAACAACATCCACAATGGTGCTAAAGAACGAGTTCAAGAAAATGATGCGCGATACCCGTGCcgagaacatgaagataCTCAAG gctgagcaagaagaacgcAGGAAACTCGAGGCCATATTACGGAATCTCAAAAGGGAGCAAGCGAATCTCAGCGGCAAATCAAACATCAGCCGGACTGTAACGGCGTCATGA
- a CDS encoding Rho family guanine nucleotide exchange factor CDC24 (transcript_id=CADANIAT00003485), which yields MADTAGLNPGGPVAEDNIINRRGNEGIYQSCVNLKKRLAEVPGFEPYLREMEEEDLAQGNSDPVASLWNYLRHGYPLLAIYNASDPGAPLEIDTSKVPEARRPKAATFKFLQAAIQEMAFPQQECFLITDLYGENTIGFTKVIKMVNRVLDILEIQGQLKKPSDTAMAAPAAGRKLTKREHILKELLETERDYVHHLQNLQALKKELEDTGALTGDASHQIFLNLNNLLDFSQRFLIRLEQHYARPEEQQNWGELFIQHEEAFRQYEPFIANQMRCDKTCQKEWDKIQAAPRSPDLQQMVAQPATLNGFFVKPFQRLTKYPLMLSELRKQIEDPDLQADISRAIDSIQSVLDAANDAIDKEQLAAAFVELDERVDDWKALKIETFGELLRFGTFTVIKNDNNKDSEREYHIYLFERILLCCKDINPNKQKSRLVGGSKDKPNTSKGKPRLVLKGRIYMANVTDIVWLQKPGSYRIQIFWKGDPGVVDNFIIRYQNEDTMRKWYKDINTQREIQAEQRSARNTGTSDSEFTYMKSLSNIPNPYQQEYDVEEQSTKEAAFFSEFPMSRNASSTSLRTRSATGGSGSSGPPLSTSRPRYPAMPDSTLSVHTQFPGGSMSPGERNGNSYFSPTESARSSSQSAGYPYNRQVTPVTPWGDDNNRYTAPALSRATSRDGSNSGYFNGAPPNGRSAQRPSLPPMSGSNQSSNSASQRMRSASSPDIHHHNPESRRYMGVHTMQTVDNVPVPPIPAHMANMKAPVNRSQNNSPTNQSLPIRTNTSHAFHEPQYSDGRAAAPLSDQPTSPLSHEPEEEPFMPTQLKAKVNFDENYVTLVISSNIGFRTLTDRVDAKLARFTNRSIGSKTVRLRYQDEDGDFVTIDSDEAVQLAFVEWKEQHREELARGQVGEIQLFCQPIEN from the exons ATGGCCGACACCGCTGGCCTTAACCCCGGCGGCCCCGTCGCCGAGGACAACATCATCAACCGCCGCGGCAATGAGGGTATCTATCAAAGCTGCGTCAACCTAAAAAAGCGACTCGCAGAAGTTCCCGGTTTCGAGCCGTACCTgcgagagatggaagaagaagatttaGCACAGGGGAACTCCGATCCCGTCGCTTCGCTCTGGAATTACCTCCGACATGGATACCCCCTACTGGCCATCTACAACGCTTCCGATCCAGGCGCGCCCCTGGAAATCGACACCTCGAAGGTTCCCGAGGCCAGGCGTCCAAAGGCCGCCACTTTTAAATTCCTCCAGGCCGCCATCCAAGAAATGGCGTTTCCTCAGCAAGAATGCTTTCTCATAACAGACTTGTACGGCGAGAACACAATCGGATTCACCAAGGTCATAAAGATGGTAAATCGGGTTCTGGACATCCTAGAGATTCAAGGCCAGCTGAAGAAACCGTCCGATACCGCCATGGCcgcgccagcagcaggaaggAAGCTCACCAAGCGGGAACACATCTTGAAGGAGTTGCTAGAAACAGAGCGCGACTATgttcaccatctccagaacTTGCAAGCGCTCAagaaggagttggaggataCTGGAGCTCTCACCGGTGATGCCAGTCATCAaatcttcttgaatttgAACAACCTGCTTGATTTCTCCCAGCGGTTTCTCATCAGACTCGAACAACACTATGCGCGACCAGAAGAACAGCAAAATTGGGGTGAATTGTTCATCCAACACGAAGAAGCTTTCCGCCAGTACGAGCCATTTATCGCAAACCAGATGCGCTGTGATAAGACCTGTCAGAAGGAATGGGACAAAATTCAGGCTGCGCCGCGCTCCCCCGATCTCCAACAGATGGTCGCGCAACCTGCAACACTCAATGGTTTCTTCGTGAAGCCATTCCAGCGCTTGACCAAGTATCCTCTGATGCTATCT GAACTGCGTAAGCAGATCGAGGACCCAGACCTTCAAGCCGACATTTCGCGCGCCATCGACTCTATCCAGTCCGTCCTAGATGCCGCCAACGACGCCATTGACAAGGAGCAACTTGCCGCTGCATTCGTTGAACTGGACGAACGTGTTGATGACTGGAAAGCCCTGAAGATTGAGACATTCGGTGAACTGCTTCGATTTGGCACGTTCACGGTAATCAAGAACGACAACAATAAAGATTCAGAAAGAGAG TACCACATCTATCTCTTTGAACGAATCCTGCTTTGCTGCAAGGACATAAACCCTAACAAGCAGAAATCAAGATTGGTCGGCGGTAGTAAAGATAAGCCGAATACCAGCAAGGGCAAGCCCCGGCTCGTGCTGAAAGGCCGCATCTACATGGCGAACGTCACCGATATCGTCTGGCTTCAAAAACCAG GCTCTTATCGCATTcagatcttctggaaagGGGACCCTGGTGTGGTGGATAACTTTATTATCCGCTATCAGAATGAAGATACAATGCGGAAATGGTACAAGGACATCAATACACAACGGGAGATACAAGCGGAGCAACGCAGTGCTCGCAATACCGGCACATCCGATTCCGAATTTACCTACATGAAATCTTTGAGCAACATCCCAAACCCTTACCAGCAAGAAtatgatgttgaagagcagTCCACGAAAgaagcagctttcttctccgaATTTCCTATGAGTCGCAATGCTTCGAGTACAAGTCTCCGAACCCGATCTGCGACAGGTGGAAGTGGTAGCTCTGGTCCTCCACTTTCCACTAGCCGACCCCGTTACCCAGCAATGCCTGACTCGACTTTGTCAGTACACACACAGTTCCCTGGTGGAAGTATGTCGCCAGGAGAGAGAAATGGCAACTCTTACTTCTCTCCTACCGAGTCCGCCAGGTCGAGCTCACAATCGGCTGGATACCCTTACAATCGCCAGGTAACCCCCGTCACCCCATGGGGCGACGACAATAACCGATACACAGCCCCTGCCCTCTCTCGCGCCACATCTAGGGACGGTTCTAACTCGGGTTATTTTAATGGCGCACCACCGAATGGGCGCAGTGCTCAACGCCCGTCCCTGCCTCCAATGTCAGGTAGTAACCAATCATCGAACAGCGCGTCCCAGAGGATGCGCTCCGCGAGCAGCCCGGACATTCACCATCACAATCCTGAATCGCGTCGGTACATGGGTGTTCACACAATGCAAACAGTTGACAATGTGCCCGTTCCACCTATTCCTGCTCATATGGCCAACATGAAGGCGCCCGTCAATCGGAGCCAGAATAACTCCCCGACTAATCAATCTCTTCCCATTCGAACGAATACTTCTCACGCCTTCCATGAGCCTCAGTACTCCGACGGGCGAGCGGCCGCGCCTCTTTCAGATCAGCCAACTTCTCCATTAAGCCACGAACCCGAGGAGGAGCCGTTCATGCCGACCCAATTGAAGGCCAAAGTCAACTTTGACGAGAACTATGTAACACTGGTTATTTCCAGCAATATCGGATTCCGTACGCTTACCGACCGGGTTGACGCCAAACTCGCCAGATTCACCAACCGCTCAATTGGCAGCAAGACGGTCCGTTTACGTTACCAAGACGAGGACGGCGACTTTGTGACAATCGACAGCGACGAGGCCGTTCAACTCGCCTTCGTGGAATGGAAAGAACAGCATCGTGAGGAGCTTGCACGAGGTCAAGTCGGCGAGATCCAACTTTTCTGCCAACCGATCGAGAACTAG
- a CDS encoding uncharacterized protein (transcript_id=CADANIAT00003483) — protein MAAPGNPETTEEDQRYPLAELFPPKYDSPCARSVSTILESSTAGSIYDALRATTDNDSETATGDQSDGSPLERVDTKMAASVATFHSVSRAKGRQFGGSAPDPPVCSTDEISRPPRAHLVADKLRTAGEEVKGWSLPDHLSDFHENSESNPTNGPSVAPHSVGTASSPKWPGNIESPVSPTLPEYPPPVRAPTPPGLPTFGSEEARTYDFRIGAQHPVPNRSESLLRRLFQRVPPTPAPSLVDRQPRTRVFAEDGTAILGSFPQRQSGHGTNILKGTDSHPFHQGNLPLAQCDGASTGQNDAVSEGPAPPDASPSDDYSTEDEANLRWLENMTRLQAPESSAPPGGMLNSSLLNQGSPPKRVESYQTCVSRVPESTWRFIRQGLSNLSESLYLAPTQSQPVARTDPRGTSTAQTNNLETEPPDLWKLVKKRAKSTLCCCRGSEESGELNPSDAANADTTMNTTTQETYVTARGQNSNESQQNMPNTATGGPTGP, from the coding sequence ATGGCTGCCCCTGGCAACCCAGAAACaactgaagaagaccagcgaTACCCCCTTGCCGAACTGTTTCCCCCGAAGTATGATTCGCCGTGCGCACGTTCAGTCTCGACTATCTTAGAGTCGAGCACTGCAGGCTCGATATACGATGCACTAAGGGCAACCACCGACAACGACAGCGAGACGGCAACCGGGGACCAAAGTGATGGTAGCCCACTTGAGCGCGTGGACACCAAAATGGCAGCGAGTGTTGCTACCTTTCACTCTGTCTCGCGGGCAAAAGGCCGCCAGTTTGGAGGCTCGGCGCCTGATCCTCCAGTATGCAGTACAGACGAAATCAGCAGACCTCCCCGTGCTCATCTGGTGGCCGATAAACTGCGAACAGCGGGTGAGGAAGTGAAAGGATGGTCATTACCAGACCATCTCTCGGATTTCCACGAAAACAGCGAATCCAACCCTACGAATGGCCCTAGCGTGGCTCCTCATTCAGTGGGCACAGCGTCGTCCCCAAAATGGCCGGGAAATATCGAATCACCTGTGAGCCCTACACTTCCGGAATATCCACCACCCGTTCGAGCACCCACGCCCCCAGGCCTTCCAACTTTTGGCAGCGAGGAAGCTAGAACGTATGACTTTCGAATAGGGGCTCAGCATCCAGTTCCAAATCGTAGCGAGTCGTTGCTACGCAGACTGTTCCAACGAGTTCCTCCCACTCCCGCACCTTCCCTGGTCGATCGACAACCACGTACTCGAGTTTTCGCAGAAGACGGCACTGCTATTCTAGGAAGCTTTCCGCAACGGCAAAGTGGTCATGGTACGAATATACTGAAGGGAACAGATAGCCACCCATTCCATCAGGGAAACCTGCCTCTCGCTCAGTGCGACGGAGCAAGCACAGGACAAAACGACGCGGTATCTGAAGGGCCAGCCCCTCCTGATGCTTCTCCGTCAGACGACTACAGCACAGAAGACGAAGCTAATTTGCGCTGGTTGGAGAATATGACCCGATTACAAGCTCCCGAATCTTCAGCTCCACCTGGTGGTATGCTGAATTCCTCATTACTAAATCAAGGTTCCCCTCCTAAGAGGGTCGAGTCTTATCAGACCTGCGTTTCTCGAGTACCAGAATCCACATGGCGATTCATCAGGCAGGGCCTCTCAAACCTTTCAGAGTCATTATACCTTGCACCGACACAGTCACAACCTGTGGCCAGAACCGATCCGCGAGGAACAAGCACGGCTCAGACAAACAATCTCGAGACTGAGCCACCGGATCTTTGGAAGCTTGTCAAAAAGCGAGCAAAGTCCACACTCTGTTGCTGCCGCGGATCAGAGGAGTCAGGAGAGCTCAATCCATCAGACGCTGCAAATGCGGACACGACGATGAACACGACCACGCAGGAGACATATGTAACTGCGCGTGGGCAGAATTCTAACGAGTCTCAGCAGAATATGCCAAATACTGCCACTGGAGGTCCTACTGGTCCATAA